The DNA region ATAATGATTACTGATGGAATTATTGGATGGTATTGTTTTATTGACTGTGATCTAAAACCTGCGAATTTGACCTGCTGTTTTCTTGTCTCTTACCGTGGCTTTGGCGATGATGAACACAGACTCCTGGCTGGCGAGCGACACGTCGGGGTCGCTCTTCATCAGCGCCTTGATGCGGGCCAGCGGCAGCTTGGACAGGCGGTTGTGGGTCGCGGCGGCCGCCgggcctgtctgctgctggcggctctcctccgccgcctcggCACCGCGGTTCTCCTCCTCGCTTCCACACCGGTCAGAGTCGTGCTCCGTGGGGACAGCAGCCGTTACAACCGTAGCTGCCATTCTTAGATATTTTTACAAACcgtatttaaatataaaacccCAA from Betta splendens chromosome 4, fBetSpl5.4, whole genome shotgun sequence includes:
- the pole4 gene encoding DNA polymerase epsilon subunit 4 — encoded protein: MAATVVTAAVPTEHDSDRCGSEEENRGAEAAEESRQQQTGPAAAATHNRLSKLPLARIKALMKSDPDVSLASQESVFIIAKATELFVEMIAKDALVYAQQGKRKTLQRKDLDNAIEAIDEFAFLEGTLD